From Bacillus sp. FSL K6-3431, the proteins below share one genomic window:
- a CDS encoding (Fe-S)-binding protein: MKVSLFITCMCDIFSSNVGKDTVEILERVGCEVDFPDAQTCCGQPAYNSGYLKNTKETMKHMIKVFRDSQYVVGPSGSCVAMLREYEHIFRGDAEWEEEAKSLAAKSYELTQFLVEVLGVVDVGSTFKGRVTYHPSCHMTRLLGVKDAPVKLLEHVNGVELITLPQGEDCCGFGGTFSVKNSVISGGMVQEKVDHVVETNAEYLVGGDMACLMNIGGRLSREGRNVKVIHLAEILNHR, encoded by the coding sequence ATGAAAGTTTCTTTATTTATTACGTGTATGTGTGATATTTTTTCATCTAATGTTGGAAAAGACACAGTAGAAATTTTGGAACGAGTAGGGTGTGAAGTTGATTTTCCGGATGCACAAACATGTTGTGGTCAACCAGCTTACAATAGTGGGTACTTAAAGAATACGAAAGAAACAATGAAACATATGATAAAGGTTTTTCGGGATTCACAATATGTTGTTGGTCCATCAGGCTCCTGCGTTGCGATGTTGCGAGAATATGAACATATATTTCGTGGTGATGCGGAATGGGAAGAAGAAGCAAAAAGTTTGGCTGCTAAATCCTATGAGCTGACACAATTTCTTGTTGAAGTATTAGGAGTTGTCGATGTCGGCTCTACTTTTAAAGGGAGAGTAACATATCACCCATCATGCCATATGACTCGACTATTAGGTGTGAAGGATGCACCTGTAAAACTTCTAGAACATGTAAATGGTGTTGAACTTATTACACTTCCACAAGGGGAAGATTGTTGTGGTTTTGGTGGAACTTTTTCTGTTAAAAATTCTGTCATATCTGGTGGTATGGTACAAGAAAAGGTGGATCATGTAGTGGAAACCAATGCGGAATATTTAGTTGGTGGAGATATGGCCTGTTTAATGAATATAGGTGGGCGATTATCGAGAGAAGGACGAAATGTAAAAGTAATCCATCTAGCTGAAATATTAAACCATCGCTAA
- a CDS encoding FadR/GntR family transcriptional regulator, producing the protein MENRRIQTKKIYEEVTDALINMIKTAELKPGDKLDSVEQLSEIFHVSRSAVREALSGLRAMGLVVMRQGEGTFVTNFKASNFSLPVTAGLLMKKEDIKELYEVRKILEVGTASSAAIHHKIEDLIPLRDAIEEMKSLKKIDGVGEDADLRFHMAIARATHNQILIHLMRSVSEIMVNVLRETREVLIYSEKKAAQLIKEHQLIYDAIKGRQSEKAQKYMLEHLVNVEKSLEKYMDFKIK; encoded by the coding sequence GTGGAAAATAGACGCATTCAAACGAAAAAAATCTATGAAGAAGTAACAGATGCACTTATTAACATGATAAAAACGGCTGAATTGAAGCCAGGAGATAAATTAGATTCTGTAGAGCAGCTATCAGAAATTTTTCATGTAAGTCGTTCTGCAGTTAGGGAGGCCCTTAGTGGTTTGCGGGCAATGGGGCTAGTTGTTATGCGCCAAGGAGAAGGTACATTTGTTACGAATTTCAAAGCATCAAACTTTTCTTTACCTGTCACCGCGGGGTTATTAATGAAAAAGGAAGATATAAAGGAATTATATGAAGTACGTAAAATACTTGAGGTAGGTACTGCGAGTTCTGCAGCAATTCATCACAAAATAGAGGATTTAATTCCACTAAGGGACGCAATCGAAGAAATGAAGAGCTTAAAGAAGATAGATGGAGTTGGTGAAGATGCGGATTTGCGTTTTCATATGGCTATCGCTCGCGCCACACATAATCAAATTCTCATTCATTTAATGCGTTCGGTTTCAGAAATAATGGTTAATGTATTACGAGAAACTAGAGAAGTATTAATCTATTCGGAAAAAAAAGCGGCACAATTAATTAAAGAACATCAATTGATCTATGATGCGATAAAAGGTAGGCAGTCAGAAAAGGCGCAAAAATATATGTTAGAACATTTAGTTAATGTTGAAAAATCATTGGAAAAGTATATGGATTTTAAAATTAAGTGA
- a CDS encoding TerC family protein, translated as MELASILGITVSSAAMIALLKIIAIDVILSGDNAIVIAMATRNLPKEQQNKAIVWGTAGAVVLRILFAVIIVWLLKIPFVDIAGGLLLLFIAYKVLVGDEEDAHISAHTGLMKAIGTIILADVVMSLDNVVAVAGAANGHITMIAIGVAISIPIMIFGSKFIVMAMNKYNWIGYVGSGILAWTAGGMILRDEQLVDFLGITSGVVTYTIIILITILVLGAGYLAKKKAISKRKVKQYS; from the coding sequence ATGGAATTAGCCTCAATACTAGGAATTACTGTCTCTTCAGCAGCGATGATTGCATTGTTAAAAATTATTGCTATCGATGTTATTTTATCTGGTGACAATGCCATCGTCATTGCAATGGCAACACGTAACTTGCCGAAAGAGCAGCAAAACAAAGCAATCGTGTGGGGAACTGCTGGAGCAGTGGTTCTGCGCATTCTATTTGCGGTCATAATCGTTTGGCTATTAAAAATTCCATTTGTTGATATTGCTGGAGGATTGCTGCTTTTATTCATTGCTTATAAGGTACTTGTTGGTGATGAAGAAGATGCACACATATCGGCTCATACTGGCTTGATGAAAGCAATTGGAACAATCATTTTAGCAGATGTAGTCATGAGTCTAGATAATGTTGTGGCTGTTGCGGGAGCGGCAAATGGCCATATTACAATGATTGCGATTGGAGTCGCTATAAGCATTCCGATTATGATTTTCGGTTCGAAATTTATTGTAATGGCGATGAATAAATATAATTGGATCGGGTATGTTGGCTCGGGCATTCTTGCTTGGACGGCAGGAGGCATGATTTTAAGAGACGAGCAGTTAGTCGACTTTTTAGGTATCACTTCTGGAGTAGTTACTTATACAATTATCATTCTAATCACCATACTCGTTTTAGGAGCTGGCTATTTAGCTAAAAAAAAAGCAATATCTAAAAGGAAGGTAAAACAATATAGTTAA
- a CDS encoding glucose-6-phosphate isomerase, producing MGHIKFDYSKALTFFEEHEITYLQGAVETAHKQLHEQTGAGSDYLGWIDLPVDYDRDEFSRIQRAAEKIKSDSDVLLVIGIGGSYLGARAALEMLNHSFYNAVSKEQRKAPQIIFVGNNISSTYMTDVLDLLNDKDFSINVISKSGTTTEPALAFRIFRKLLEEKYGSEEAKARIFATTDQEKGALKTLSNEEGYETFVIPDDVGGRYSVLTAVGLLPIAVSGVAIEDMMKGAADAREEFSTADLESNIAYQYAAIRNVLYNKGKTIEMLINYEPGLQYFSEWWKQLFGESEGKDQKGIFPASANFSTDLHSMGQYVQEGRRDLFETVIKVRTSRHELIIESEAGDLDGLNYLEGKTVEFVNDKAFEGTLLAHTDGDVPNLVVEIPAMDAYTFGYLVYFFEKACALSGYLLGVNPFDQPGVEAYKVNMFALLGKPGFEEKKAELEKRL from the coding sequence ATGGGACATATTAAATTTGATTATTCAAAAGCATTAACATTTTTTGAAGAACATGAAATTACATACTTGCAAGGTGCGGTGGAAACGGCGCACAAGCAACTTCACGAACAAACGGGTGCGGGAAGTGATTATCTCGGGTGGATTGATCTACCTGTAGACTATGATCGCGATGAATTTTCACGGATTCAGAGAGCAGCAGAAAAAATTAAGTCTGATAGCGACGTATTACTCGTTATTGGGATTGGTGGTTCTTACTTAGGAGCACGTGCTGCACTTGAAATGTTGAACCACAGTTTCTATAATGCAGTTTCTAAGGAACAACGTAAGGCACCGCAAATTATTTTTGTGGGAAATAATATTAGTTCAACATATATGACTGATGTATTAGATTTACTTAATGACAAAGATTTTTCGATTAATGTTATTTCCAAATCAGGAACAACTACAGAGCCAGCACTAGCTTTCCGTATTTTCCGAAAACTACTTGAGGAAAAGTATGGTAGTGAAGAAGCGAAAGCACGTATCTTTGCTACAACGGATCAGGAAAAGGGTGCGCTTAAAACATTATCAAATGAAGAGGGCTATGAAACATTCGTCATTCCAGATGATGTCGGTGGACGTTATTCCGTTCTTACAGCGGTTGGTTTACTTCCAATTGCAGTTAGTGGTGTTGCAATAGAAGATATGATGAAGGGTGCCGCTGATGCGCGTGAGGAATTCAGTACTGCAGACCTTGAGAGTAATATTGCCTATCAATACGCAGCGATCCGTAATGTATTATATAACAAAGGAAAGACAATCGAAATGCTCATTAATTATGAGCCTGGTTTGCAATATTTTTCTGAATGGTGGAAACAGCTTTTCGGGGAAAGTGAAGGGAAAGACCAAAAAGGAATATTCCCAGCATCAGCAAACTTTTCAACAGATCTTCATTCAATGGGACAATATGTACAAGAAGGTCGTCGGGATCTATTTGAAACAGTTATCAAAGTTCGAACGTCACGCCATGAGCTAATCATTGAAAGTGAAGCTGGAGATCTTGATGGCCTCAATTATCTAGAAGGAAAAACAGTTGAATTTGTAAACGACAAAGCTTTCGAAGGGACATTGCTGGCGCATACAGATGGAGATGTTCCGAATCTTGTTGTTGAGATTCCGGCAATGGATGCATACACATTCGGTTATCTAGTTTACTTTTTTGAAAAAGCATGTGCTTTGAGTGGCTACTTACTAGGAGTAAATCCATTTGATCAACCAGGAGTAGAAGCATACAAAGTAAATATGTTCGCTTTATTAGGTAAGCCAGGATTTGAAGAGAAAAAAGCTGAGTTGGAAAAGAGATTATAA
- a CDS encoding Glu/Leu/Phe/Val family dehydrogenase: protein MAENLNLFTSTQEVIKDGLNKLGFGEEMYELLKEPLRMLTVRIPVRMDDGSVKVYTGFRAQHNDSVGPTKGGVRYHPEVTEEEVKAMSMWMSIKCGIVNLPYGGGKGGIICDPRTMSMGEVERLSRGYVRAISQFVGPTKDIPAPDVYTNSQIMAWMMDEYSRLRENDSPGFITGKPIVLGGSQGREKATAQGVTICIEEAAKKRGLNLKDARIVIQGFGNAGSFLSKFLYDAGAKIVGISDAYGALHDPDGLDIDYLLDRRDSFGTVTTLFENTITNKELFELDCDIIVPAAVSNQITAENAPNIKASIVVEAANGPTTEEATKILTDRGILLVPDVLASAGGVTVSYFEWVQNNQGYYWTEEEVNEKLQEKLVTAFENVYKTAESRRINMRLAAYMVGMRNVAEASRFRGWV, encoded by the coding sequence ATGGCAGAAAATCTAAACTTATTCACATCAACACAAGAGGTTATTAAAGATGGCCTTAACAAGCTTGGGTTTGGCGAAGAGATGTATGAGCTATTGAAAGAACCGTTAAGAATGCTTACAGTTCGTATTCCTGTAAGAATGGATGATGGTTCTGTAAAAGTATATACTGGTTTTCGTGCACAGCACAATGATTCTGTTGGTCCTACAAAAGGGGGAGTTCGTTATCACCCTGAAGTAACAGAAGAAGAGGTAAAGGCGATGTCCATGTGGATGAGTATTAAATGTGGAATCGTTAATCTTCCTTATGGTGGTGGAAAAGGCGGTATTATCTGTGATCCTCGGACAATGTCTATGGGAGAAGTCGAACGACTTAGTCGTGGCTATGTAAGGGCGATTAGCCAGTTCGTCGGGCCAACTAAAGATATCCCAGCTCCCGATGTATATACGAACTCACAAATAATGGCTTGGATGATGGATGAGTACAGTCGTCTTCGAGAAAATGATTCCCCTGGTTTTATTACTGGTAAGCCGATTGTGCTTGGAGGATCTCAAGGACGGGAAAAAGCAACAGCTCAAGGTGTGACCATTTGTATTGAAGAGGCAGCAAAAAAACGTGGACTTAATCTAAAAGATGCAAGAATTGTTATTCAAGGATTTGGAAATGCGGGGAGCTTCCTTTCGAAATTTTTGTATGATGCGGGAGCGAAAATTGTAGGTATCTCTGACGCATATGGAGCACTTCATGATCCTGATGGCCTAGACATTGACTATTTGCTTGATCGTCGTGACAGTTTCGGTACTGTCACAACATTATTTGAAAATACAATTACAAATAAGGAATTATTTGAACTTGATTGCGATATTATTGTGCCAGCTGCAGTTTCAAATCAAATTACAGCTGAAAATGCACCGAACATAAAAGCATCGATTGTAGTAGAAGCGGCTAATGGTCCAACGACAGAGGAAGCTACGAAGATATTAACAGATCGCGGCATACTATTAGTACCCGATGTATTAGCAAGTGCTGGTGGAGTGACGGTTTCCTATTTCGAATGGGTGCAAAACAACCAAGGTTATTATTGGACAGAAGAAGAAGTAAATGAAAAACTACAAGAAAAACTTGTAACTGCCTTCGAAAACGTTTATAAAACAGCAGAAAGTCGTAGAATAAACATGCGCCTCGCAGCATATATGGTAGGCATGAGAAATGTAGCCGAAGCATCAAGATTCAGAGGCTGGGTGTAA
- a CDS encoding ornithine--oxo-acid transaminase: MTMKTDYIISQTEKYGAKNYHPLPIVISEAKGVWVKDLEGNRYMDMLSAYSAVNQGHCHPKVIQALTNQASRVTLTSRAFHHDQLGLWYEKISNITKKDMVLPMNTGAEAVETAVKAARRWAYETKGIAENKAEIIACEGNFHGRTMTAVSLSSEEEYKRGFGPMLPGIKSVAYGDIDALKLAITSETAAFIIEPIQGEAGIIIPPKGYIKAAFDLCKESNVLFLADEIQSGLGRTGKMFASDWENVVPDMYILGKALGAGIFPISCVAANRNILGVFNPGSHGSTFGGNPLACAVSIAALEVIENEKLTERSLELGHYFMSKLKEIDHQSIKEVRGKGLFIGVELFEDARKYCEALMNEGILCKETHDTVIRLSPPLIITKKELDWAFERINKLFS, translated from the coding sequence ATGACAATGAAAACAGATTACATTATTAGCCAAACAGAAAAGTATGGTGCGAAAAATTATCATCCACTTCCTATCGTGATTTCTGAAGCAAAAGGTGTTTGGGTGAAAGACCTTGAAGGGAATCGATACATGGATATGCTCAGTGCCTATTCTGCGGTTAATCAAGGGCATTGTCATCCTAAAGTCATTCAGGCATTAACGAATCAGGCTAGTCGTGTTACATTAACATCGCGTGCATTTCATCATGATCAGCTTGGTCTATGGTATGAAAAGATAAGTAATATAACAAAAAAAGACATGGTTTTACCGATGAATACTGGCGCAGAAGCAGTAGAAACTGCGGTGAAAGCCGCTCGACGTTGGGCTTATGAGACAAAAGGAATTGCTGAAAATAAAGCGGAAATTATTGCTTGTGAAGGTAATTTCCACGGTCGAACAATGACAGCTGTATCCCTATCTTCTGAAGAGGAATATAAGCGAGGATTCGGTCCTATGCTCCCAGGTATCAAATCGGTCGCTTACGGGGATATAGATGCTCTAAAGCTTGCGATTACATCTGAAACAGCTGCTTTTATCATTGAACCTATTCAAGGGGAAGCAGGAATAATTATCCCTCCCAAAGGGTATATAAAAGCAGCATTCGACCTGTGCAAGGAAAGTAATGTATTATTTCTTGCCGATGAGATTCAATCGGGACTTGGCAGAACAGGGAAAATGTTCGCTAGTGATTGGGAAAATGTTGTACCTGATATGTACATTTTAGGGAAAGCCCTTGGTGCGGGAATTTTTCCAATATCATGTGTTGCTGCAAATCGAAATATACTTGGGGTCTTTAATCCTGGCTCACACGGTTCTACATTTGGTGGCAATCCACTTGCGTGTGCCGTATCAATCGCTGCACTTGAAGTTATTGAAAATGAAAAGTTAACTGAGCGTTCGCTTGAATTAGGACATTATTTTATGTCAAAATTAAAAGAGATAGATCATCAGTCGATAAAAGAAGTAAGGGGAAAAGGATTATTTATCGGAGTTGAATTATTTGAAGATGCCCGTAAATATTGCGAAGCACTTATGAATGAGGGAATTTTGTGTAAAGAAACGCACGATACAGTAATTCGTTTATCTCCACCGCTTATTATTACAAAAAAAGAATTGGATTGGGCTTTTGAACGTATTAATAAACTATTCTCATGA
- the pruA gene encoding L-glutamate gamma-semialdehyde dehydrogenase, with the protein MIPYKHEPFTDFSKGANKKAFEAGLEAVNSYLGKDYSLIINGERISTEEKITSYNPANKVEVIGNVSKTNKEIAEQAMNSALDAFEIWRKVESNIRADILFKAAAIIRRRKHEFSALLVKEAGKPWNEADADIAEGIDFLEYYGRQVLKLKCGKKVESRTGEYNRYDYIPLGVGIVISPWNFAFAIMAGTTVATLVTGNTVLLKPASTTPIIAAKFIEVLEEAGLPNGVVNFIPGSGTEIGDYLVDHPKTRFISFTGSREVGTRIYERAAKVYEGQMWLKRVIAEMGGKDTIIVDKEADLELAAQSIVKSAFGFSGQKCSACSRAIIVEDVYESVLNRAVELTAELTIGDPTNSNNYMGPVNDQQAFNKIMQYIEIGKEEGELMIGGIGDDSKGYFIQPTIFSGLNVEARLMKEEIFGPVVAFAKAKNFTEAIAIANNTEYGLTGAVITNNRQHIEQAREDFHVGNLYFNRGCTGAIVGYQPFGGFNMSGTDSKAGGPDYLLLHMQAKTTSEML; encoded by the coding sequence ATGATTCCTTACAAACATGAACCATTTACTGATTTTTCGAAAGGGGCCAATAAAAAGGCCTTTGAAGCAGGATTAGAAGCAGTAAATAGCTATCTAGGTAAAGATTATTCTCTCATCATCAACGGTGAACGTATTTCGACAGAAGAAAAAATTACATCTTACAATCCAGCGAATAAAGTAGAAGTGATTGGAAATGTATCAAAAACGAACAAAGAAATAGCAGAACAGGCAATGAACAGTGCACTCGATGCTTTTGAAATATGGAGAAAAGTAGAATCTAACATACGGGCGGATATACTATTTAAGGCTGCGGCTATTATCCGTCGAAGAAAACATGAATTTTCCGCTTTGCTTGTTAAGGAAGCCGGGAAGCCTTGGAATGAAGCAGATGCGGATATTGCGGAAGGTATTGATTTTCTTGAGTATTATGGTCGTCAAGTCTTAAAGCTAAAATGTGGAAAGAAAGTAGAAAGTAGGACAGGGGAATATAACCGTTACGATTATATCCCATTAGGTGTAGGTATTGTTATTTCACCATGGAATTTCGCTTTTGCGATAATGGCTGGAACGACAGTAGCTACGCTCGTTACAGGAAATACAGTTTTATTAAAACCGGCATCAACGACTCCGATTATTGCTGCCAAATTTATAGAAGTTCTTGAAGAAGCTGGTCTGCCAAATGGTGTCGTTAACTTTATTCCAGGTAGTGGGACCGAAATTGGAGATTATTTAGTCGATCATCCCAAAACTCGTTTTATTAGTTTTACTGGTTCTAGAGAAGTAGGAACCCGTATTTATGAGCGTGCGGCAAAAGTATATGAAGGACAAATGTGGCTCAAGCGTGTTATTGCCGAAATGGGTGGGAAAGATACAATTATCGTTGATAAAGAAGCGGATCTAGAATTAGCTGCACAATCGATTGTGAAATCAGCATTTGGATTTTCAGGTCAAAAGTGTTCAGCGTGTTCACGTGCCATTATAGTAGAGGATGTATACGAATCCGTACTCAACCGGGCTGTGGAACTGACAGCAGAATTGACAATTGGTGATCCAACAAATAGTAATAACTATATGGGACCTGTCAATGACCAACAAGCTTTTAATAAAATAATGCAATATATAGAGATCGGTAAGGAAGAAGGAGAATTAATGATAGGGGGAATAGGGGACGATTCAAAAGGTTACTTTATCCAACCAACCATTTTTTCAGGACTTAATGTGGAAGCGCGCCTTATGAAAGAAGAAATATTCGGTCCTGTTGTTGCATTTGCAAAAGCTAAGAATTTTACCGAGGCAATCGCTATAGCTAATAATACAGAATATGGGTTAACGGGCGCAGTCATTACCAATAACCGACAGCATATAGAGCAGGCTCGCGAAGATTTTCATGTAGGAAATCTTTATTTCAATCGGGGCTGTACCGGTGCGATTGTCGGATATCAGCCATTTGGTGGTTTTAATATGTCTGGTACTGACTCAAAAGCTGGTGGTCCTGATTATCTATTGTTGCATATGCAAGCGAAAACGACTTCGGAAATGCTGTAG
- the yugI gene encoding S1 domain-containing post-transcriptional regulator GSP13 has product MTTKYESGDVLKGKVTGIQPYGAFVALDEETQGLVHISEIKHGFVKDINEFLKLGDEVNVKVLSVDEAKGKISLSIRATEEAPKQEETKKPRRQPVVKTEATSNEGFNTLKDKLQEWIDQSDREDLINK; this is encoded by the coding sequence ATGACGACAAAATATGAGTCAGGCGATGTTTTAAAAGGTAAAGTAACTGGTATTCAACCATATGGTGCATTTGTTGCACTTGACGAAGAAACGCAAGGACTTGTACACATTTCCGAAATCAAACACGGTTTTGTAAAAGATATTAATGAATTTTTAAAATTGGGTGACGAAGTAAATGTGAAAGTATTGTCTGTTGACGAGGCAAAAGGAAAAATTAGCTTGTCTATTCGCGCAACAGAAGAAGCGCCGAAACAAGAAGAAACGAAGAAACCTCGCCGTCAACCAGTTGTTAAAACTGAAGCTACAAGTAACGAAGGGTTTAATACACTTAAAGATAAGCTTCAAGAGTGGATTGACCAATCCGATCGCGAAGATTTAATTAACAAGTAA
- a CDS encoding alpha/beta fold hydrolase: MSVTSRENHAFVNGIDVYYEEYQSIDCAPVFLLIHGFLSSSFSFRKLIPLLVKEFHVISIDIPPFGKSGKSKNYRYSYKNMAKTVIDLLDHLSIDSMYAAGHSMGGQILMNIMHQRPDFIKKTVLLCSSAYMPKANNPMIFSSYLPLFDRYIKRYLQKTGVVGNLENVVFDKSMINETMINGYTEPFNNDLIFSALTKLIRHREGDLTETVLRKIHTPCLLIWGEQDKIVPLHIGKRLANDLPHSKFVIFKNAGHLIPEEMPMDVYVEIRKFILGGVKHD; the protein is encoded by the coding sequence ATGTCCGTAACTTCTCGCGAAAATCACGCCTTTGTTAATGGAATTGATGTCTACTATGAGGAATATCAATCAATAGACTGCGCTCCAGTTTTTCTTTTAATACACGGATTTCTATCATCATCTTTCAGTTTCAGAAAGTTAATTCCTTTATTAGTAAAGGAATTTCACGTTATCTCGATTGATATTCCTCCTTTTGGTAAAAGTGGTAAGTCAAAGAACTATCGCTATTCCTATAAAAATATGGCAAAAACGGTGATTGACTTACTCGACCATCTGTCAATTGATAGCATGTACGCGGCCGGTCACTCAATGGGTGGACAGATTTTGATGAATATCATGCATCAAAGACCCGATTTCATCAAAAAGACAGTTCTTCTTTGCAGTTCCGCTTATATGCCAAAAGCGAATAACCCTATGATTTTCTCCAGTTATCTTCCCTTATTTGATAGATATATAAAACGTTATCTTCAAAAAACTGGTGTCGTGGGAAATTTGGAGAATGTTGTATTCGACAAAAGCATGATTAATGAGACAATGATAAATGGATATACGGAGCCTTTTAATAATGATCTTATCTTCAGTGCTTTGACAAAATTGATTAGACATCGTGAAGGTGATTTAACTGAAACAGTGTTGCGGAAGATCCATACTCCATGTCTGCTCATATGGGGAGAACAGGATAAAATAGTTCCTTTACATATTGGGAAGCGACTTGCCAATGATTTACCTCATTCAAAATTTGTTATTTTTAAAAATGCGGGACATTTAATTCCCGAGGAAATGCCTATGGATGTATATGTAGAAATCAGAAAGTTTATTTTAGGAGGAGTTAAACATGATTAA
- a CDS encoding MalY/PatB family protein, with amino-acid sequence MINFDEYINRNETLSVKWDGLEKIFGDSDLLPMWVADMDFRPPIQVLEQMKQRIEHGVFGYTIIDESAQSAITTWTKKRHNWKIEPEWLLFSPGVVPSIAMAVQAFTEVGDKVLVQSPVYTPFFNIIESNMREVVNAELVQKNGRYEIDFIDFEEKLKSGVKLFLLCSPHNPTGRVWMQDELNRMAALCKKYDVIIASDEIHADIVMPPYKHIPIASLKESYADKTLTFMAPSKTFNLAGLQASFMVVPNQEMRDKIAEIQAKNGFFSLNTFGIIAMEAAYAHGEQWIDELLTYIGTNIDLIKGTIKENLPKLTVIEPEGTYLVWIDCRKTGLSDEDLRKVLLEIGKLAVNFGEAYGPGGEGFIRINAACRKETVEEGLKRLQLALG; translated from the coding sequence ATGATTAACTTTGATGAATATATTAACCGAAATGAAACATTATCAGTAAAATGGGATGGTTTAGAAAAGATCTTTGGTGATTCAGATCTTTTACCTATGTGGGTAGCCGATATGGACTTCCGTCCCCCAATACAAGTTTTAGAACAAATGAAACAGCGAATCGAGCACGGCGTTTTCGGTTATACCATCATTGATGAAAGTGCTCAAAGCGCAATAACTACTTGGACAAAAAAGCGCCATAATTGGAAAATAGAGCCGGAATGGTTGCTCTTTAGCCCAGGTGTAGTCCCTTCGATCGCTATGGCCGTACAAGCGTTTACCGAAGTCGGGGATAAAGTATTAGTACAATCTCCAGTTTATACCCCCTTTTTCAATATTATCGAGAGTAATATGAGAGAAGTGGTTAATGCCGAATTAGTACAAAAGAATGGACGTTACGAGATAGATTTCATTGATTTCGAAGAAAAGTTAAAAAGTGGTGTAAAGTTATTTCTTTTATGTAGCCCACATAATCCAACAGGAAGAGTCTGGATGCAGGACGAGTTAAACAGGATGGCAGCGCTTTGCAAAAAATATGATGTTATAATCGCATCTGATGAAATTCATGCAGACATTGTAATGCCTCCTTATAAACATATACCTATTGCATCACTGAAAGAATCGTATGCAGATAAAACGTTAACCTTTATGGCACCTAGTAAAACTTTTAATTTAGCCGGTCTACAAGCCTCTTTCATGGTAGTCCCAAATCAAGAAATGAGAGATAAGATCGCAGAGATTCAAGCGAAAAATGGATTCTTCTCATTAAATACTTTTGGAATTATTGCTATGGAAGCAGCGTATGCACACGGAGAGCAATGGATCGATGAACTGCTAACCTATATTGGGACAAATATTGATTTAATAAAAGGCACAATCAAAGAAAATCTACCCAAACTGACTGTAATCGAACCGGAAGGAACATATCTTGTTTGGATTGATTGCCGAAAAACAGGGTTAAGCGATGAAGATTTACGAAAAGTCTTATTAGAAATAGGGAAACTAGCAGTAAATTTTGGAGAAGCTTACGGACCCGGTGGTGAAGGATTTATTCGCATAAATGCTGCCTGCCGAAAAGAAACAGTCGAAGAAGGACTAAAAAGACTTCAGTTAGCACTAGGTTAA
- a CDS encoding superoxide dismutase family protein has product MKKYYLLIMVLFLAACTNPPPKKMDIDMKNSDGDSIGKIKMQEQAKGVELSLDLKGLPPGEHAIIIHTKGSCKAPDYLSAGDHFNPDKKEHGLLNPKGVHAGDLPNITADEDGNAKLKIMANEVTFDVEKKNSLYTKDGTSIVIHENPDDGMSQPAGNAGNRIACGEISKDRKPSK; this is encoded by the coding sequence TTGAAAAAATATTACCTTTTAATCATGGTTCTTTTTCTGGCTGCCTGTACAAATCCACCTCCGAAGAAGATGGATATCGATATGAAAAATTCTGATGGAGATTCAATAGGGAAAATTAAAATGCAAGAGCAGGCGAAAGGTGTAGAATTATCTTTAGATTTAAAAGGATTACCGCCTGGGGAACATGCGATCATTATTCATACTAAAGGATCGTGCAAGGCACCAGATTACCTTTCTGCTGGCGATCATTTTAATCCAGATAAAAAAGAACACGGACTTCTCAATCCGAAAGGTGTCCATGCTGGAGACTTGCCTAATATAACCGCTGATGAAGATGGAAATGCAAAGTTGAAAATCATGGCTAATGAAGTTACTTTTGATGTAGAAAAGAAAAACTCCTTATATACAAAAGATGGTACATCAATTGTCATTCATGAAAACCCGGATGACGGAATGTCACAACCTGCTGGAAATGCAGGCAACAGAATAGCATGTGGTGAAATATCTAAAGATCGTAAACCAAGTAAATAA